From one Pseudactinotalea sp. HY158 genomic stretch:
- the clpS gene encoding ATP-dependent Clp protease adapter ClpS: MSSSIEMPLPIVLPGEDPQVVARPAHEAPWRCVVWDDPVNLMSYVTYVFMSHFGYRRERAQTLMLRVHEAGSAIVSTGGRERIEADVQAMHRYGLWATMAQEGER, from the coding sequence GTGAGTTCAAGCATCGAGATGCCGCTGCCGATCGTGCTCCCCGGGGAGGATCCGCAGGTGGTCGCCCGCCCGGCGCACGAGGCACCCTGGCGGTGCGTGGTCTGGGACGATCCGGTCAACCTCATGAGCTATGTGACCTACGTGTTCATGAGTCACTTCGGCTACCGTCGCGAGCGGGCGCAGACCCTCATGCTGCGGGTGCACGAGGCCGGCTCCGCGATCGTGAGCACCGGCGGCCGGGAACGGATCGAGGCGGACGTGCAGGCGATGCACCGCTACGGGCTGTGGGCCACGATGGCCCAGGAGGGGGAGCGATGA
- a CDS encoding deoxyribodipyrimidine photo-lyase produces the protein MRTLLWLRRDLRIEDLPALGRAHDQAGGNAIVPLVVLDPGLLAGSPVRTRAYLAAVTAAQEAYDGALVVRTGRPETVVPQVAAEADAAGVHVSAETTPYGRRRDERVRDALGDIPLVATGSPYAVTPGRIRNGSGDPYKVFTPYSRAWRDHGWPRPAIVPAGLRLARTIESEDLPALPESAVAAPALGPAAALERWHAFLEEDVTDYADRRDRPDLDGTSRLSAHLKYGTIHPRTLLAALGRRRGAGAHTFVDELAWREFYADVLWHHPDSAWNDLRRQLAGMGYDDPDSDGDAAAALDAWRAGRTGYPFVDAGMRQLLAEGWMHNRLRMVTASFLVKHLHIWWPHGARHFLAHLIDGDLASNNHGWQWVAGTGTDAAPYFRIFNPITQGRKFDPDGRYIRRYVPELGHLEGAAIHEPWAAPAGLAGGYPEPIVEHRAARAEALARYGHARGRSFPDPAG, from the coding sequence GTGCGCACACTCCTCTGGCTCCGACGGGACCTGCGGATCGAGGACCTGCCCGCGCTCGGCCGCGCCCATGACCAGGCCGGCGGAAACGCGATCGTGCCGCTCGTCGTCCTCGATCCCGGCCTGCTGGCCGGCTCACCGGTGCGGACCCGGGCCTACCTGGCCGCGGTGACAGCCGCCCAGGAGGCCTACGACGGCGCGCTCGTCGTGCGCACCGGGCGCCCCGAGACGGTGGTTCCACAGGTCGCCGCCGAGGCGGACGCGGCCGGGGTCCACGTCTCGGCGGAGACGACCCCGTACGGGCGCCGCCGGGACGAGCGCGTGCGGGACGCGCTCGGCGACATACCGCTCGTGGCCACGGGGAGCCCGTATGCCGTCACCCCCGGGCGGATCCGGAACGGCTCGGGTGATCCCTACAAGGTGTTCACGCCGTACTCGCGCGCCTGGCGCGACCACGGCTGGCCGCGTCCGGCGATCGTGCCGGCGGGCCTGCGGCTCGCGCGCACCATCGAGTCCGAGGACCTGCCGGCACTCCCGGAGTCCGCTGTGGCAGCGCCCGCGCTCGGTCCGGCCGCAGCGCTTGAACGCTGGCACGCGTTCCTCGAGGAGGACGTCACCGACTACGCCGACCGGCGAGACCGCCCGGACCTGGATGGCACGAGCCGGTTGTCCGCGCACCTGAAATACGGAACGATCCATCCGCGCACCCTGCTCGCCGCGCTGGGCCGCCGACGGGGCGCGGGCGCGCACACGTTCGTCGACGAGCTCGCCTGGCGGGAGTTCTACGCGGACGTGCTCTGGCATCATCCCGACTCCGCCTGGAACGACCTACGCCGGCAACTCGCCGGCATGGGCTACGACGACCCGGATTCCGACGGCGACGCCGCGGCGGCCCTCGACGCCTGGCGCGCCGGCCGCACCGGCTACCCGTTCGTGGACGCCGGGATGCGGCAGCTGCTCGCCGAGGGGTGGATGCACAATCGGCTGCGCATGGTCACCGCGAGCTTTCTGGTCAAGCACCTGCACATCTGGTGGCCACACGGCGCCCGACACTTCCTGGCCCACCTGATCGACGGCGACCTCGCCTCGAATAATCACGGCTGGCAGTGGGTCGCGGGCACGGGCACCGATGCCGCCCCCTACTTCCGGATCTTCAACCCGATCACCCAGGGGCGGAAGTTCGACCCCGACGGCCGCTACATCCGCCGCTACGTGCCCGAGCTCGGCCACCTCGAGGGCGCGGCGATCCACGAGCCGTGGGCCGCTCCGGCCGGCCTCGCGGGCGGGTATCCGGAACCGATCGTCGAGCATCGCGCCGCCCGGGCGGAGGCGCTCGCCCGCTACGGGCACGCACGGGGCCGATCGTTCCCCGACCCGGCCGGCTAG
- a CDS encoding class I SAM-dependent methyltransferase yields MRHAVTPGADEQVPVTRAFDRGAARYDRMVALNPGYHRHLAFAARTLGRRCRSDAPMRILDLACGSGASTRALVDALPAGARVLGLDASAGMLAEAERKVWPAGVSFEQAECGRLDVQRHGPGEWDGVLAAYLFRNVDERRRDRAIREAFELLRPGGRLVVQEYSIAGDRLATAVWDAVSWLVIIPLGIILDRNPGLYRYLWRSVRAFDSRARFAARLRRAGFTHVDSRSGSGWQRGILHTFVARKPVNR; encoded by the coding sequence ATGAGACACGCCGTCACCCCGGGCGCCGACGAGCAGGTGCCCGTCACGCGGGCCTTCGACCGCGGAGCCGCCCGGTACGACCGGATGGTCGCGCTCAACCCCGGCTACCACAGGCACCTCGCGTTCGCGGCGCGGACGCTCGGGAGGCGGTGCCGATCGGACGCGCCGATGCGGATACTCGACCTCGCCTGCGGGTCCGGAGCATCCACGCGCGCGCTCGTCGACGCACTGCCCGCCGGGGCCCGCGTGCTGGGGCTGGACGCCTCGGCCGGGATGCTCGCCGAGGCCGAACGCAAGGTCTGGCCCGCGGGTGTGAGCTTCGAGCAGGCCGAGTGCGGCCGACTGGACGTTCAGCGCCACGGGCCGGGAGAGTGGGACGGCGTGTTGGCGGCCTACCTCTTTCGCAACGTCGACGAGCGCCGCCGCGACCGGGCGATCCGGGAGGCGTTCGAGCTGCTGCGCCCGGGCGGCCGGCTCGTCGTGCAGGAGTACTCGATCGCCGGTGACCGACTCGCCACCGCGGTGTGGGACGCCGTCTCCTGGCTCGTGATCATCCCACTCGGGATCATCCTCGACCGCAATCCCGGGCTGTATCGGTACCTGTGGCGCAGCGTGCGTGCCTTCGACTCCCGGGCCCGGTTCGCCGCCCGGCTCCGGCGGGCGGGCTTCACGCACGTGGACTCGCGCTCCGGCTCGGGCTGGCAGCGCGGCATCCTGCACACCTTCGTCGCCCGGAAGCCGGTGAACCGATGA
- a CDS encoding lycopene cyclase domain-containing protein, whose translation MSQLQYLIVMGLCVAVTLPLEFLVGARVYRSPRRLATAVVPVLVLFGAWDVFAISRGHWTYSSRFVTGVEVGTLPLEEIVFFVVIPICALLTYEAVRRLLALARAPGRLSFRWPDGLVRVGEGGPDA comes from the coding sequence GTGAGTCAACTGCAGTACCTGATCGTCATGGGCCTGTGCGTAGCCGTCACGCTGCCCTTGGAATTCCTGGTCGGAGCGCGGGTGTATCGCTCCCCGCGCCGGCTGGCGACGGCGGTCGTGCCGGTGCTCGTGCTCTTCGGGGCGTGGGACGTGTTCGCGATCTCCCGGGGCCACTGGACCTACAGCTCCCGCTTCGTGACCGGTGTCGAGGTGGGAACGCTGCCGCTGGAGGAGATCGTGTTCTTCGTGGTCATCCCGATCTGCGCGTTGCTCACGTACGAGGCGGTCCGACGCCTCCTGGCGCTGGCCCGCGCGCCCGGGCGGCTCTCGTTCCGCTGGCCGGACGGCCTCGTGCGGGTCGGGGAGGGCGGGCCGGATGCCTGA
- a CDS encoding nicotinate phosphoribosyltransferase, translated as MAHASTPGPGLTSTALLTDRYELTMLQAALADGSAHRRSIFEVFTRRLPPGRRYGVVAGTGRLLEAVRDFRFDEAELDYLRRESVVDTPTLDYLADYRFTGDIYGYAEGEVFFPGSPLLVVESEFGEGVLLETVVLSILNYDSAVASAASRMTSAAGSRPCLEMGSRRAHEQAAVAAARAATVAGFVGTSNLEAGRRYAIPTIGTAAHAFTLLYDTEEEAFAAQVAAYGTGTTLLVDTYDIPTGVRRAIAAAGTSLDAVRLDSGDLGAVAREVREQLDALGAAGTKIVVSSDLDEYSIAALAVAPVDSYGVGTSVVTGSGAPTCSMVYKLVLRENSAGEMEPVQKVSSSKASVGGRKNAARRIDPAGRASEEVIVSGAEGDWSPAGEDLRALHVPLARAGVVDEDHIGAAGLLRAGRRHQASRAELRPAARRLSAGDPALATVHVDVAEV; from the coding sequence ATGGCGCACGCATCGACCCCGGGCCCCGGCCTGACCAGCACCGCCCTGTTGACCGACCGCTACGAGCTGACGATGCTGCAGGCCGCGCTCGCCGACGGCAGCGCGCACCGCCGGTCGATCTTCGAGGTGTTCACCCGCAGGCTCCCGCCCGGGCGCCGCTACGGCGTCGTGGCCGGCACGGGCCGGCTGCTCGAGGCCGTACGGGACTTCCGCTTCGACGAGGCCGAGCTGGACTACCTGCGGCGGGAGAGCGTCGTCGATACGCCCACCCTGGACTACCTCGCGGACTACCGCTTCACGGGCGACATCTACGGCTACGCGGAGGGCGAGGTGTTCTTCCCGGGCTCGCCGCTGCTCGTGGTCGAGTCCGAGTTCGGCGAGGGGGTGCTGCTGGAGACCGTCGTGCTCTCGATCCTCAACTACGACTCGGCGGTCGCCTCGGCGGCCTCGCGGATGACGTCCGCGGCCGGGAGCCGCCCGTGCCTGGAGATGGGGTCGCGGCGGGCGCACGAGCAGGCGGCGGTCGCGGCGGCGCGGGCGGCGACCGTGGCGGGCTTCGTGGGCACGTCGAACCTCGAGGCGGGGCGCCGGTACGCGATCCCGACGATCGGCACCGCGGCCCACGCCTTCACCCTCCTGTACGACACGGAGGAGGAGGCGTTCGCGGCGCAGGTCGCCGCCTACGGAACCGGCACGACCCTGCTCGTGGACACCTACGACATCCCCACCGGCGTGCGCCGCGCGATCGCGGCCGCGGGCACGAGCCTCGACGCGGTGCGGCTCGACTCGGGAGATCTGGGCGCCGTGGCCCGGGAGGTGCGCGAGCAGCTCGACGCCCTCGGCGCGGCGGGCACGAAGATCGTCGTCTCCTCCGACCTGGACGAGTACTCGATCGCGGCGCTCGCGGTGGCCCCGGTCGACTCCTACGGCGTGGGCACCTCCGTGGTGACCGGCTCCGGCGCCCCGACCTGCTCGATGGTGTACAAGCTCGTGCTGCGGGAGAACTCCGCGGGCGAGATGGAGCCGGTGCAGAAGGTGTCGAGTTCGAAGGCGAGCGTCGGCGGCCGCAAGAACGCCGCCCGCCGGATCGACCCCGCCGGCCGCGCGAGCGAGGAGGTCATCGTCTCGGGCGCCGAGGGCGACTGGTCACCGGCGGGCGAGGACCTGCGGGCGCTGCACGTGCCGCTCGCCCGGGCCGGGGTCGTCGACGAGGACCACATCGGCGCGGCGGGACTGCTGCGGGCGGGGCGTCGTCATCAGGCCTCGCGGGCGGAGCTGCGCCCCGCGGCCCGGCGGCTCTCCGCGGGCGACCCGGCGCTCGCGACCGTGCACGTCGACGTGGCCGAGGTCTAG
- a CDS encoding cytochrome P450 — protein MDDDVRLSRKRDEPDEPRVDGDRSVWRIRSLAAARQVLRARSVTTQAGFTAEAIPKGYFRHHPILVSDGPQHDEQRRKVARFFAPAVVHERYGADIRTTAEDLIDAAVAAGTCTLDEIALRFTVDVTRRIVGIDHSSLRGLCRRLDSFFNQPPLDVTRADFGRSRAQWARAGINALVPLLRFYLADVRPAVRRRRRHPGATVVDHLIAEGYRTPDILVECLTYGTAGMVTTREFITMACWHLLRDDALRERYLVAGEAERTAILEEILRLEPVVGHLYRRMQQDFELTHGESTFTLRAGDLVDVCVRQTNTDAEAVGAHPRCLRPGRELPRGVAAAGLSFSDGAHKCPGQTLAMAETDIFLTRLLRANPRPAAEPTLTRDQLIEGYALRGMVLSFG, from the coding sequence GTGGACGACGACGTGCGACTCTCCCGCAAGCGCGACGAACCGGACGAGCCCCGCGTCGACGGCGACCGATCCGTGTGGCGGATCCGCTCCCTCGCCGCGGCCCGACAGGTGCTGCGAGCACGATCGGTGACGACGCAGGCCGGTTTCACGGCGGAGGCGATTCCGAAGGGCTACTTCCGGCACCACCCGATCCTGGTCTCCGACGGCCCGCAGCACGACGAGCAGCGGCGCAAGGTCGCCCGGTTCTTCGCCCCGGCGGTCGTGCACGAGCGGTACGGGGCGGATATCCGAACCACGGCGGAGGACCTGATCGACGCGGCCGTGGCGGCGGGCACCTGCACGCTCGACGAGATCGCGCTGCGGTTCACGGTCGACGTCACCCGCCGGATCGTCGGAATCGACCACTCCTCGCTCCGGGGCCTGTGCCGGCGACTCGACTCGTTCTTCAACCAGCCTCCGCTCGACGTCACCCGGGCGGACTTCGGGCGGAGCCGGGCCCAATGGGCCCGCGCCGGGATCAATGCGCTCGTGCCGTTGCTGCGCTTCTACCTCGCCGACGTGCGCCCGGCCGTCCGCCGTCGACGCCGCCACCCGGGCGCCACCGTCGTCGACCATCTCATCGCGGAGGGCTACCGCACCCCCGACATCCTGGTCGAGTGCCTGACGTACGGAACGGCGGGAATGGTCACCACGCGTGAATTCATCACGATGGCGTGCTGGCACCTGCTTCGTGACGACGCGCTCCGGGAGCGCTACCTGGTCGCCGGCGAGGCCGAGCGCACGGCGATCCTGGAGGAGATCCTGCGCCTCGAGCCGGTGGTGGGCCACCTCTATCGCCGGATGCAGCAGGACTTCGAGCTCACCCACGGCGAGTCGACGTTCACGTTGCGGGCCGGCGACCTCGTGGACGTCTGCGTGCGGCAAACGAATACGGACGCCGAGGCGGTCGGCGCGCACCCCCGGTGCCTGCGCCCGGGCCGCGAGCTTCCCCGCGGCGTCGCCGCCGCGGGGCTGAGCTTCAGCGACGGCGCCCACAAGTGCCCGGGCCAGACGCTGGCGATGGCCGAGACGGACATCTTCCTCACCCGCCTGCTCAGGGCGAACCCGCGGCCGGCGGCGGAGCCGACGCTCACCCGCGACCAGTTGATCGAGGGCTACGCCCTGCGCGGGATGGTGCTCTCGTTCGGCTGA
- a CDS encoding FAD-dependent oxidoreductase — MTPALGRDPHAVRHSFRTGTPRLGRPRTVAVVGGGIAGIAAAAGLCERGARVILFESTDRLGGRVAAWPLPDGRSMSRGFHAFFRQYYNLRRLLHRADPALTALVPVADYPLQRRDGMRDSFSRIPTSPPWNVLGFVARSPAFSLGSLAQVDVRAALELVRVRFPETFSAYDGESAAAFLDRLRFPQAARDLALEVFARSFFADPTEFAAGELIAMFHTYFLGSGEGLVFDVPTDDYDTALWAPMGRLLGGNGVEIRTGTRVERIVPHGDGVEIHTDGDEFRVDAAVLATDPRAARALVAGMPEPVDPEWARAVATTRNAPPFVVTRLWLDGLVNSDRPAFLGMSGYGSADNVAVLERFERSAARWSTRHGGSVVELHAYACSREVQPGSAAAEGIDAELERRLHQVYPETARLRAVHRELLVRDDCALVTPDPWERRPGVRTPWPNLMVAGDWVRCDYPVALMERAATTGFLAANALLTRWGSSGQDLWTAPMAGILRSRRAAARASRRRALDVGTRGLG; from the coding sequence ATGACCCCCGCACTCGGGCGGGATCCGCATGCGGTCCGGCACTCCTTCCGCACGGGCACGCCCCGGCTCGGCCGGCCGCGAACCGTCGCCGTCGTCGGAGGCGGCATCGCCGGCATCGCGGCCGCGGCGGGGCTCTGCGAACGCGGCGCCCGGGTGATCCTCTTCGAGTCGACCGACCGGCTCGGCGGACGGGTCGCCGCCTGGCCGCTGCCGGACGGGCGCTCGATGAGCCGCGGCTTCCACGCGTTCTTCCGCCAGTATTACAACCTGCGCCGGCTGCTCCACCGGGCCGACCCCGCCTTGACCGCACTCGTGCCGGTGGCGGACTACCCGCTGCAACGCCGCGACGGGATGCGCGATTCGTTCTCGCGCATCCCGACGTCCCCGCCCTGGAACGTGCTCGGATTCGTCGCCCGCAGCCCCGCGTTCTCGCTCGGGTCGCTGGCGCAGGTGGATGTGCGCGCGGCCCTCGAACTCGTTCGGGTGCGCTTCCCCGAGACCTTCTCGGCCTATGACGGCGAATCGGCGGCCGCGTTCCTCGACCGGCTGCGCTTTCCGCAGGCGGCCCGGGACCTTGCCCTGGAGGTGTTCGCGCGGTCGTTCTTCGCGGATCCGACCGAGTTCGCCGCGGGGGAGCTCATCGCCATGTTCCACACCTACTTCCTCGGTTCGGGGGAAGGGCTCGTGTTCGATGTGCCCACCGACGACTACGACACCGCCCTGTGGGCACCGATGGGCCGCCTACTCGGTGGCAACGGCGTCGAGATCCGCACCGGCACCCGGGTCGAGCGGATCGTCCCGCACGGCGACGGCGTCGAGATCCACACCGATGGCGACGAGTTCCGGGTCGACGCCGCGGTGCTGGCCACCGATCCGCGTGCGGCCCGCGCGCTGGTCGCGGGGATGCCCGAGCCGGTCGACCCCGAATGGGCGCGGGCCGTGGCCACCACGCGCAACGCCCCACCGTTCGTCGTCACCCGGCTGTGGCTGGACGGGCTCGTGAACTCCGACCGTCCCGCGTTCCTGGGCATGAGCGGCTACGGCTCGGCCGACAATGTCGCCGTGCTGGAGCGGTTCGAACGCTCGGCCGCGCGGTGGTCGACTCGGCACGGTGGATCCGTGGTCGAACTCCACGCCTACGCCTGCAGCCGGGAGGTCCAGCCGGGCAGTGCCGCGGCCGAGGGCATCGACGCCGAGCTCGAACGGCGCCTCCACCAGGTCTACCCGGAGACGGCGCGGCTGCGGGCCGTCCACCGTGAGCTGCTCGTGCGCGACGACTGCGCCCTGGTCACCCCGGATCCGTGGGAGCGCCGTCCCGGCGTGCGGACCCCCTGGCCGAACCTCATGGTCGCGGGCGACTGGGTGCGCTGCGACTATCCCGTGGCGCTCATGGAACGCGCAGCCACGACCGGATTCCTCGCGGCCAACGCGCTCCTGACCCGCTGGGGCAGCAGCGGCCAGGACCTGTGGACCGCCCCGATGGCCGGGATCCTGCGCAGCCGCCGCGCCGCCGCCCGGGCGAGCCGGCGTCGCGCGCTCGATGTCGGCACCCGAGGCTTAGGGTGA
- a CDS encoding lycopene cyclase domain-containing protein, which translates to MPEYTVFTAIGIVLVLGFELVWARTGIFRRGAYWLAMAIVFGFQVAVDGWLTKLSNPIVLYNPDEFLGIRLPWDIPIEDFGFGFAMLTLTLILWIRSGQSKEQE; encoded by the coding sequence ATGCCTGAGTACACGGTCTTCACGGCGATCGGCATCGTGCTCGTGCTCGGATTCGAGCTGGTGTGGGCGCGCACGGGCATCTTCCGGCGCGGGGCCTATTGGCTGGCGATGGCGATCGTCTTCGGTTTCCAGGTCGCCGTGGACGGGTGGCTGACGAAGCTCTCGAACCCGATCGTGCTGTACAACCCGGACGAGTTCCTCGGCATTCGCCTTCCCTGGGACATCCCGATCGAGGACTTCGGTTTCGGGTTCGCGATGCTGACGTTGACACTCATCCTGTGGATCCGGTCCGGTCAAAGCAAGGAGCAGGAATGA
- a CDS encoding DUF2017 family protein gives MSLFSYRNGACVASIDATTREFLRLRCIDMAVTLGGRIATADSLAEPVEPSIAHPDPRVQVVGWSAEDLEAPTNEAAARLLPPARVTDDEVAAEFRRLTEHDLREAKLGQLQLVHDSLDEGDEVRLSMAEALDWAAGVNTMRLILATWMRIDSPERADEVAHLARQSAPDRLGDQNAYFRHLFAHVYTILGALQESVLEALLDHAED, from the coding sequence ATGAGCCTGTTCTCGTATCGAAACGGGGCGTGCGTGGCGTCGATCGATGCCACCACCCGCGAGTTCCTGCGCCTGCGCTGCATCGACATGGCGGTGACCCTCGGTGGGCGGATCGCGACGGCCGACTCCCTCGCGGAGCCGGTCGAACCCTCGATCGCGCATCCCGACCCGCGCGTGCAGGTGGTCGGCTGGTCCGCCGAGGACCTCGAGGCGCCCACGAACGAGGCCGCCGCCCGGCTGCTCCCGCCGGCCCGGGTCACCGACGACGAGGTGGCCGCGGAGTTCCGCCGGCTGACCGAGCACGACCTGCGGGAGGCGAAGCTCGGGCAGCTGCAACTCGTGCACGACTCCCTCGACGAGGGCGACGAGGTGCGCCTGAGCATGGCCGAGGCGCTCGACTGGGCCGCCGGGGTCAACACGATGCGCCTCATCCTGGCCACGTGGATGCGGATCGACTCGCCCGAGCGCGCCGACGAGGTGGCCCACCTCGCCCGGCAGAGCGCACCGGATCGCCTCGGGGACCAGAACGCGTACTTCCGACACCTGTTCGCGCACGTCTACACGATCCTCGGCGCGCTGCAGGAGAGCGTGCTCGAGGCGCTCCTCGACCACGCCGAGGACTGA